In the Acropora muricata isolate sample 2 chromosome 1, ASM3666990v1, whole genome shotgun sequence genome, one interval contains:
- the LOC136920582 gene encoding 26S proteasome non-ATPase regulatory subunit 1-like, translating to MSLTSAAGLLALLDEHEQDLKVFALKNLHHIVDVFWAEISESVGKIEVLYEDEAFKQRQLSALLASKVYYHLGAYEDSLSYALGAGDLFDVNGHSEYAETIIAKCIDSYTEKSVLKAENPDEDVAIDSRLEAIVDRMFKRCFDDGKFKQAVGIALETRRLDVFEQAILKSDDVPGMLSYSLSVCMSLIQSRQFRNKVLRVLVQLYLNLGTPDFISVCQCFIFLDDPQGVADILEKLIKDNEKDQTLMAYQIAFDLYEGATQQFLSSVTSALQSTVPFVSGSDVKSSDTSAEGKTDKNGSVEKSSENAMETEEGEKEVLAKKPKTEPVLSESDKSLADKVNKLVAILGGETTIALHLEFLIRNNHADLLILKNTKDASRNSVCHTATVIANSFMHCGTTSDTFLRNNLEWLGRATNWAKFSATASLGVIHKGHEQDALKLMSTYLPKDGSGGSAYQEGGGLFALGLIHANHGGKIIDYLMQQLKNATTDMVRHGGCLGLGLAAMGSARQDVYEQLKTHLWEDDAVTGEACGLAMGLVMLGSKSATAIEEMVGYAQDTQHEKILRGLSLGIALVMYARMEEADALIESLMQDKDPNLRQSGMYTVAMAYCGTGNNKAIKRLLHVAVSDVSDDVRRAAVMSLGFLLFRTPEQCPSVVSLLSESYNPHVRYGAAMALGIACSGTGLKEAIGLLEPMTNDPVNYVRQGALIASALVLIQQTELCCPKVAKFREIYAKVIGDKHEDIIAKFGATLAQGILDAGGRNVTISLQSRAGHTHMATVVGLFVFTHVWFWFPLSHFISLAFTPSCIIGLNSDLKMPKMQFRSNAKPSLYAYPEPLKPPKKEEKEKVTTAVLSITNKFKSRAKKSEASDEKMDVAQKEEEKEKKNEESTVEKSEKESNEKMEEEEPECELLENPARVLPSQLKVISLPEDSRYMPMKPVNIGGIVMMTDSKSDEPEDLIEPLPASSPMGIGAEDDEEEPEPPEPFEYIDED from the exons ATGAGCCTGACTTCCGCAG CTGGTCTGCTGGCGTTACTGGATGAACATGAGCAGGATTTAAAG GTCTTTGCTCTTAAAAATCTCCACCATATTGTTGATGTATTTTGGGCAGAGATATCAGAATCAGTGGGCAAAAT TGAAGTTCTGTATGAAGATGAAGCGTTCAAGCAAAGACAGCTGTCGGCTCTGTTAGCATCAAAG GTGTATTACCATCTTGGAGCTTATGAAGATTCTTTAAGTTATGCACTGGGGGCTGGAGATCTGTTTGACGTCAATGGACATTCTGAATACGCTGAGACTATTATCG CCAAGTGCATTGATTCATACACTGAAAAGAGTGTACTGAAAGCAGAAAATCCAGATGAAGATGTCGCAATTGATTCAAGACTGGAAGCTATTGTTGATAGAATGTTTAAAAGATGCTTTGACGATGGCAAATTTAAACAG GCGGTTGGCATTGCTCTGGAAACCAGAAGACTAGATGTATTTGAACAAGCTATTTTAAAATCA GATGATGTACCTGGGATGTTGAGCTATAGTCTCTCAGTCTGTATGTCATTAATTCAAAGTAGACAGTTCAGAAACAAG GTGCTCAGAGTCTTAGTACAGTTATACTTGAACCTTGGAACTCCAGATTTTATCAGTGTCTGTCAG tgtTTCATATTTCTTGATGATCCCCAAGGTGTCGCTGATATTCTTGAAAAGCTCATAAAAGACAATGAG AAAGACCAGACATTGATGGCATATCAGATTGCGTTTGATTTATATGAGGGAGCCACTCAGCAGTTCCTGTCATCTGTCACTTCTGCTTTACAATCCACTGTACCTTTTGTATCTGGTAGTGATGTCAAAAGTTCTGATACCTCTGCAGAAGgcaaaactgataaaaatggCAGTGTGGAAAAGTCAAG TGAGAATGCTATGGAGactgaagaaggagaaaaagagGTCCTGGCAAAGAAACCCAAAACAGAACCTGTACTG AGTGAGAGTGATAAAAGCTTAGCTGACAAAGTCAACAAGCTTGTAGCAATCTTGGGTGGTGAGACAACAATTGCTCTGCATCTTGAATTTCTTATCAGAAACAACCATGCAGATCTTCTCATTCTCAAAAATACCAAA gatgCCTCTAGAAATTCTGTGTGTCACACAGCAACAGTCATAGCTAACTCATTTATGCATTGTGGAACCACAAGTGACACATTCCTTCG AAATAACCTGGAATGGCTTGGAAGAGCTACTAACTGGGCTAAATTCTCTGCTACTGCTAGCTTGGGAGTTATTCACAAG GGTCATGAACAAGATGCCCTGAAGCTGATGTCTACATACTTGCCAAAAGACGGCAGTGGAGGAAGTGCTTACCAAGAAGGCGGAGGACTTTTTGCCTTAG GACTGATTCATGCAAACCATGGTGGAAAGATTATTGACTATTTAATGCAGCAACTCAAGAATGCAACAACAGAT aTGGTGCGGCATGGAGGATGCCTTGGTTTGGGGCTGGCAGCAATGGGCTCTGCAAGACAAG ATGTTTATGAGCAGTTAAAGACACACCTCTGGGAAGATGATGCTGTTACAg GTGAAGCCTGCGGTCTTGCCATGGGGTTGGTCATGCTGGGGTCCAAATCTGCAACAGCAATTGAGGAGATGGTTGGA TATGCTCAAGATACACAGCACGAAAAAATTTTGCGAGGTCTGTCATTAGGAATTGCTTTG GTGATGTATGCCCGCATGGAAGAAGCAGATGCATTGATTGAAAGCTTAATGCAGGACAAAGATCCTAATCTGCGACAGAGTGGCATGTACACTGTGGCTATGGCGTACTGTGGAACAGGAAACAACAAAGCCATCAAGAGACTTCTTCATGTTGCT GTCAGTGATGTTAGTGATGATGTCAGAAGAGCAGCTGTTATGTCTCTAGGATTCCTCCTGTTTAG AACCCCTGAGCAGTGTCCCAGTGTGGTGTCATTGTTATCTGAGAGTTATAACCCTCATGTGAGATATGGGGCTGCCATGGCTCTTGGAATAGCTTGTTCAGGAACTGGGCTTAAG GAAGCAATTGGACTTTTGGAACCGATGACCAACGACCCTGTAAACTACGTTCGACAG GGTGCTTTGATTGCCAGTGCTTTGGTGCTAATTCAGCAAACAGAGCTCTGTTGTCCGAAAGTGGCTAAATTCAGAGAAATTTATGCTAAAGTGATCGGCGACAAACATGAGGATATTATCGCGAAATTTGGTGCTACCCTAGCTCAGGGCATCCTTGATGCTG GTGGACGAAACGTGACGATCTCGCTGCAGTCGCGCGCGGGCCACACGCACATGGCGACAGTAGTTGGCTTGTTTGTGTTCACACacgtttggttttggtttcctTTATCGCACTTCATTTCTTTAGCGTTTACACCTTCTTGTATCATTGGGCTAAATTCAGATCTCAAG ATGCCAAAGATGCAGTTCAGATCAAACGCTAAGCCATCGTTGTACGCTTATCCAGAGCCACTGAAACCTCCAaagaaagaggagaaagaaaag GTTACCACAGCAGTGCTGTCAATTACgaacaaattcaaatcaagAGCAAAGAAATCAGAGGCCTCTGATGAAAAAATGGACGTG GCTCAAAAGgaagaggagaaagaaaagaaaaatgaggaATCGACggttgaaaaaagtgaaaaggaGAGCAACGAGAAGATGGAGGAAGAGGAACCCGAATGCGAATTGTTAGAAAATCCAGCTCGGGTGCTTCCATCACAG CTCAAAGTGATCTCATTACCTGAAGACAGCCGTTACATGCCTATGAAGCCG gTTAACATTGGTGGAATAGTCATGATGACTGACTCGAAATCTGATGAGCCAGAGGATTTAATTGAACCTCTTCCAG ctTCTTCTCCAATGGGTATTGGCGCAGAAGACGACGAGGAAGAACCAGAACCCCCTGAGCCTTTTGAATACATTGACGAGGATTAA
- the LOC136920707 gene encoding leucine-rich repeat-containing protein 74B-like: MSERKSTGSTRKKRSDSSFLVLSEDHGFETDLEDDPDVWYEKRESKLTKTTTQRYFEACESLGTVPVTRFLRECQAGVVDLKHYGIRDIGAQAIARALEQDIVVTNLCLHDNGIEETGSVALSRALKDNCFVTNFDLSENKLGKEGACAIGEMLLENASLQELNLSGCGVHGKDIKLFLDALSFNPHLRSLDFSYNDLGDEGAIYLGRALQKNEKLESLDLSWNNIRVTGIEELANGLAKNKSLRELDLAWNCFSDEGANYLSCALVQNDCLEVLEMQSCGIHTAGALRIAEALKLNQTMEVLRVGKNSFQSSGVCSLLRGLRYNSTSALRELVLEDMVFDKDCEVELDALLEERPNFTCSWGVSIRGGDVKKGVKKPDTMELFLTFVRTKGLRLVDLFRIISKDGNASTINKNEFITGMKKLNVPLKDHQLRALFDSLDINGDESVEFHEFLGLRSHYLKTRRGNALI, translated from the exons ATGAGCGAACGAAAATCAACTGGATCaacaagaaaaaagaggagCGACTCTTCTTTTCTAGTCCTCTCGGAAGATCATGGATTCGAGACAGATTTGGAAGACGATCCCGATGTATGGTACGAGAAAAGGGAAAGTAAATTAACCAAAACGACAACCCAACGTTATTTCGAAGCATGCGAATCCCTCGGCACTGTTCCAGTAACAAGATTTCTTCGCGAGTGTCAGGCCGGAGTGGTGGATCTAAAGCACTACGGCATTCGCGATATCGGAGCACAGGCAATAGCAAGAGCTCTTGAGCAGGATATTGTAGTGACAAATTTGTGCCTTCATGACAATGGTATCGAAGAAACTGGGTCAGTTGCCTTGTCCCGAGCTCTGAAAGATAACTGCTTTGTGACAAACTTTGACCTCTCCGAAAATAAACTTGGAAAGGAGGGAGCTTGTGCTATTGGCGAAATGTTGCTGGAAAACGCTTCACTGCAAGAGTTAAACCTGAGTGGTTGCGGGGTTCATGGCAAAGATATCAAGCTGTTCTTAGATGCGCTGTCTTTCAATCCTCATTTAAGAAGTTTGGATTTCAGCTACAATGATCTCGGAGATGAAGGTGCTATTTACCTCGGCCGTGCTCTTCAGAAGAACGAAAAGCTGGAGTCCCTCGATTTAAGCTGGAACAATATCAGGGTAACCGGAATCGAAGAATTAGCAAATGGACTTGCGAAGAACAAAAGCCTTCGAGAGCTAGATCTTGCTTGGAACTGTTTCTCAGATGAAGGAGCCAACTATCTTAGCTGTGCCTTAGTCCAAAACGATTGCCTCGAAGTCCTCGAAATGCAGAGTTGCG GTATTCATACCGCCGGAGCTCTAAGAATCGCTGAAGCCCTCAAGCTTAATCAGACCATGGAAGTTCTCAGAGTCGGAAAGAACTCATTCCAAAGCTCGGGAGTGTGTTCGCTTCTCCGTGGACTCAGATACAACAGCACCAGCGCTCTACGCGAACTCGTTTTAGAAGACATGGTATTTGACAA GGATTGTGAGGTTGAGTTAGATGCTCTCCTGGAAGAACGGCCCAACTTCACTTGCTCCTGGGGAGTTAGCATAAGAGGAGGTGATGTAAAGAAGGGAGTAAAGAAGCCAGACACGATGGAATTGTTTCTTACTTTCGTGCGCACTAAAGGTCTACGCCTTGTGGACTTGTTTAGGATAATATCAAAAGACGGCAACGCTTCCACTATTAACAAAAACGAGTTCATTACTGGTATGAAAAAGCTGAATGTTCCGCTCAAAGATCATCAGCTCAGGGCACTGTTTGATTCCCTGGATATCAATGGTGATGAAAGCGTGGAGTTTCATGAGTTCCTTGGTTTGCGTAGTCACTATTTGAAAACGCGCAGAGGAAATGCTTTGATTTGA
- the LOC136920648 gene encoding chordin-like protein 2, giving the protein MKMENRDAFVTTRSFCLAFLGIAVSFTIFGECTMSSKTTTTQDVVTLPPKRCSFNNIDYNVGQSWNPFLLPAGYWRCIRCSCKLTSDGSRATIDCKSCRGTANEQHPEEGQRICTHKGKIRKHGAVWAETSSDPLRDDQCTECSCTDRFVSCAVRTCPALSCKGKVKGSKTCCPVCKGDSQATRDARDCFTMGRSYRHLENWFHFGPPLYDLCIICSCKNSSVGCRKVVCPTPPCDNPERKPGACCNTCPVPVSNSGKLQRNNGSTSETVQTKNVSDECERAGVKFPHNTTFNPTIGPFGVSFCVTCLCNRSIIKCTGQRCPTNYSCENPVTVPGKCCKVCEGGDSKGPANGRRHCTTGKYWRVYEYTRRGNQSLTSHYIRVQFALVSRESGVVEIHTISAHATAKTVKITNTTVENFDQVMKRNDHYKSIGKIRDAQRNKMRHNEMRPCHVTQGCVHTVKKIMERFWYRVGQCKMGISGLPDKLPIMPEKETPSDEE; this is encoded by the exons ATGAAGATGGAAAATAGGGATGCCTTCGTAACAACAAGAAGCTTTTG CTTAGCCTTTCTCGGTATTGCTGTCAGTTTTACTATCTTTGGTGAATGTACCATGAGTTCTAAAACGACGACAACTCAAG ATGTGGTCACATTGCCACCGAAGCGATGTTCCTTTAACAATATCGATTATAACGTAGGACAAAGCTGGAACCCATTTTTGCTGCCAGCGGGATATTGGCGCTGCATAAGATGCAGCTGCAAACTG ACAAGTGATGGGTCGAGGGCAACAATTGATTGCAAAAGTTGCAGAGGAACGGCAAACG AGCAACACCCCGAGGAAGGCCAGAGGATTTGTACACACAAGGGTAAAATCAGAAAACATGGTGCAGTGTGGGCAGAGACCAGTTCAGATCCTTTACGAGACGATCAGTGTACAGAATGCAGCTGCACA GACCGGTTTGTGTCATGTGCCGTCAGAACTTGTCCAGCTCTTTCTTGCAAGGGCAAGGTAAAAGGGAGCAAAACATGTTGTCCAGTGTGCAAAG GTGACTCACAGGCAACAAGAGATGCGCGCG ATTGTTTTACAATGGGTAGATCCTATCGTCACTTAGAAAACTGGTTTCACTTTGGCCCTCCACTCTATGACTTGTGCATAATTTGCAGTTGTAAG AACAGTTCAGTCGGGTGCCGAAAAGTCGTCTGTCCTACGCCCCCTTGTGATAACCCTGAGAGGAAACCTGGAGCTTGTTGCAACACCTGCCCTGTACCAG TATCGAATTCAGGGAAACTCCAAAGAAATAATG GATCTACCTCGGAGACTGTGCAAACAAAGAATG TTTCAGATGAATGTGAAAGGGCAGGGGTGAAGTTCCCTCACAATACCACTTTTAATCCAACCATCGGACCTTTTGGGGTCAGCTTCTGCGTCACATGCCTGTGCAAT AGATCTATTATAAAATGCACGGGGCAACGGTGTCCAACAAATTACTCTTGTGAAAATCCTGTCACGGTTCCTGGCAAATGCTGTAAGGTTTGTGAAG GAGGCGATTCTAAAGGTCCAGCCAACGGAAGGAGACACTGTACCACTGGGAAGTACTGGAGGGTGTACGAGTACACAAGGAGAGGAAATCAATCGCTCACGAGCCATTACATCCGCGTTCAATTTGCTTTAGTTAGCAGAGAGAGTGGAGTAGTTGAGATACACACTATTTCTGCACATGCGACTGCGAAAACTGTAAAGATTACAAACACCACAGTGGAAAACTTCGATCAAGTTATGAAAAGAAATGATCATTATAAGTCTATTGGAAAAATTCGCGATG ctcaaagaaacaaaatgagGCATAACGAAATGCGTCCTTGTCATGTAACCCAAGGCTGCGTCCATACAGTGAAGAAAATAATGGAGCGGTTTTGGTATCGTGTGGGCCAGTGCAAAATGGGCATTTCTGGCCTTCCAGATAAACTGCCTATCATGCCTGAAAAAGAAACCCCCAGCGATGAAGAATGA